TGTATTATTGAGTGATTAGTAGCATGATTAGAAGGAGGAATATTTTGGGCagattaaattaagttttagaaggAAACGTAAATTGCATATTATGGACTGAGAATTGGAAGGAATTATTAATCATGAGATTGGGTGTTTTCTGGTGAAGGTTGAAGACAATCCATTGAAACCCACATGGTTGCATGGGCGGCAGTCTGTTCATGCAGTTGTCTGCTGGTGTTTAAGCCTGTTTTTGtcattaacattaattaaaatgaaaccCTTGATTTTATTAGAAGCTGGCAGGAATCAACAGAAAAAGAGATAATTCAGATTCTGTCCAAAGCAAGCCATGTGCCAATTAGGGTTttgcaaataaatttataaatttctttcattttgggtcggcaataatattttaagataatgTTTGTATCATGTGCAGCAACTGACAGGAAGCAGCATACCAAACCAACACTAATATATTCGGCATATTACAaagttttcatatatataatgatgtcataaaatttataaaagaaaaaaggtatAACCAAAAACCCTACTTAAATTTGatagaaggaaaataaaattccaTATTAAACCTATATTTGTATTGTTATTTACGGATATTAAAATAGGGTTGGAATTTGGaagaaaacattttaaaatataaaatcatttaacaaaaatagggataaataatcaatttattcAAAGCGCTCCAAGTCCAACGGTTAAAATTAAGCCCAACATAAACCCAAGACAAGACATTACAAGTAGCCCTGACAATTGGGTAGCCTAACCGGATTGCTGGCCCAAAAAATTGGGTCTGATTTGTACTTTAACACtaaatcaaaaatatattaaacatataaatataaagatcaaacacttatattatataaaactaatttatttatgttaaaatctaatctacatatttatttttcttaattttattgtaagtGCAACTGTTcctctttttaattaaagtttccAACAGTGATGGAATCAAATCTGGACTTAGCAATATTCAGGGGGAAGCATATGAATGAATGACTGtgtttaatgtttaaatttcaCTGTAATTATGTAAATGCACCACTGTAATTGAGGTAAATTTTTTGCATTCAAATGACATCCAACCATCCATATTTATCGCAAGCTCAAATTACAACTTCCCGACAAAATCCgaaatattgtaaataaaaacaaaacggctttataattttcatttcgACAAATTATCAAGCCAAGGTAAATGCGATAAAAATGCCCCGACCTGCACCAATCACTTCTCCGACCAAAACGACGCATCCGACGCCAAACGAGAAGCGATCGCCGAGTGGTACATTACATCGTGGAAATTAATACCTTCCATCGTCTTCCTCCGCAGCTGCTTCGCCTTGTCCTCCGTGAAGCACCCAGGTGCGAACCTCGATCTCACCCGGCTCGAATCCACATCCGGACTCTCAGGTTTTTTACCCTCGTTCGTATTGTTTATGTAATCGGAATCGTACGACCGGCCGAAGAGCGGGGACCGGCAGTTGGCAGAGGAGGAATGTCTTTTACTGGCCGGGTCGGGCCTTCTAGACTGGAAGCCCGATGAAGCCCGGATTGGAGTAGACAAGGAACCCGTGAAAATGGTGGCCATTAAAGTTGGTTTCTATCAAGCTGGAGATCAAAATTAAGAGTGGAGGCTTTTTGGATCAGAATTTAGAGGAAATGCAATTTGGGTTTGACTATTTTTGGTAGTTTTAAGGGATGAAATGTACACGTTGTCGATGCGTGGAGGAGTGCAGGGATGAAGCTGGAGAAGTGGATAAGATTGAACACGTGGAGCACATTGGCGAGCATGTGTTGAGGAGTCCATTTGTGCGCTTTTGGTTGCCTTTTAAAGGTACTTTTGCTGAATTTAATAAAGACGGTTGGGTTGAGGGCACGTAACTTGGCGGACTGGAAAAGGAATAGATTAAACAAGTGAAATAGGgataaatttgtcatttgaGATTAGCTAAAAGGGCCAGAGTTCGATTGGGCCTTAACCCGAAATTAGCCATTAAGTTGCAGAATATCTAAACCCAAAACAATGGAACCCTCTCATAGTCCACCATGAAGGtgtcattgtttttttttttacgcccagtttttatacattattttcatttaacatatttatttgaCAAGATTTTTATTTGGTGCAATATGATAAACCCCTTTTGCTCTTTTCAGCACGACACCTGGGATACATTAGTGAGAGGGTCTATAGCAACCGGCAGATCCTATTTGGCCACATACCTAGTTACAAATTCCTAAAAGGAAGGAAAAATATGCTCatatctaatataatttttattatctatgaGAAAGGATCTCCAGTTAAAATAATGTAGTCCTGGCCACAGGCCGGTTTGGCCCATGAATTGTCAAAATTGGAATCGAAACCGTCAAAACTGGAACCGAAATCAAAACCAGATTTAATAGTTTGAttccaattttaatatttttgaattgtaGAATTGTCAGTTCATGGCTAGTTTATCAACCAATggttcaaaaattcaaaaattagtttttttattttttaaattaaaaaagtttacaTGAACGGAGCAAAtacaaatgttttaaaacatttgcaGGACCGGGTCGCtgcaaatgtttaaaatatggcTGTTtgggtatttttttaatataaaaatttacttataaatattattcaatctttcaactcgctcctttctcatttcttattctctcaatttttaatactcttttaatcttttaatcaaattatctcaaatttaattaaattctctttttatttttatcaattctaattttaatttatataatttaattattattatttttctattatacaatttcataattaattatagaatttatcactataattaattttatttattatctattatttttttcattatccttcataattaattatataatttattttattcattaaaaaaaatagtaaataaaactatgtaaactttgattcttccaaatcttaaaaagataaataaaaagtttaatagaaaaattaagtttaagctttttttttaatttttaattattataattattaattaaaaaaataaatcagggTCATGAATCATAACCAACAGTTTAATGTCAATTttgaaccggggccatgaaccgaaaccgtcagTTCTAAACCGATTACGAACCGTATGACAACAATTTCGGTTCaaggttcttatttttttgaaccgtgaacTGACGATTCCGAATCAAAACTGTCTGTTCATGAACCACGACTAGGTCTAAAATAATGTATCACATTATGACTCTTTCTcatgaataatgaaaatttagtAGATATGAGCATATTTTGATTCATCTTGCTAGTCTTAGGTAAGATTGGATTCAAAGTGAACTTGTTCAGGTTCGAAATGAGTTTTGTTCAAATGAATCCGAACACAAATATGAGATAACAAGTTTGAACCTGAATACGAGCTTGAGagaataaacaaaaatgaacTCAAGCCCGAACCCAAACAAGTGTCTTACTCGGCTCACATGACttagttttgttaataaatataactttgaAATGACATCATACAATTGAGCCTATTGAGCCTGAAATGTGAGTTCGAAGTTGATCAAAGCAAATCCGAGCTAGAACACATGAACCTAGGTTAAGTGCAAGTTAATCATGAACACTAAAATTGTAAAACAAGTCAAACATGGACATTTGTTTAGTGAACTCGGCGAACCTGAATCTGGGCCTCAACTCACTAAAAACGGGTTGGGCCTTGTTTGGGCTCGGTTTGCTCATATGCAGCTCTAGTTTTAGGTATTGATCGTAGCTCAATTTTCAACTTTCCTTAACAAAATAAGTATTGGAACTATAAGAGAATGTAAATTTTCTGAAACTCTCTTTACAGGGGTACAAAGGGATGGTCTTAATCATGGGGTTCATCTAATCTGTATCTGAGGCCCGCAAATCAGCTCTTACATGTCTTTTATTCCACTCCATTCATTGAACTCTCCATTTTATGCCAATTCTACTGCTTTTACAATGGCATCCTTCAAAGATCAAAACCTTTTTCTTATCTTCCCTCTAATCTGTAACAGTATTGTTGCATCAGCTTTTTCCTTATCTTCCATCTATCTTCTACCTCTTAGTCTATTCAGAAGAACTGGAACCATCCGCTGGATGAACCTGCAAACACACATTGCAAAAGGTCAATAAGTATGTATCTATAAACTTCCTTGTACATTTGTAACACACAAACAGAATTCCAGATAAAGAAATCAAAAAGAGAAGACAAACTTAATCTTTACCTGACTCTGTCTATCTTCATTGAAGCTTACATTTCTAACCTTCAACTCCCCTCTGCTAGTTGTTAGCTCATCTAACATCTCAGCATCAGAAAATTCTACTTTGCCTTCCTCTGTTCCAGGATGAGACTTTTCCTTTTCCTGTGAAAACATGTCATATCTCATTTTAGCATTGCAAATTCATagatataactttttaaagtttcattTCTAGGAATTGCATACCGTGAAAGAGAGACTGAGAGAACGTCTTGGATCGCCGGATATTTCATCATATTCAGCTGCATCCAGCTCCTGCAGATGATGTGGTGGAAAGAACTTGGGAAGGAGATGTTGCCGAATGCTGATGAGAAGGAAGAATGGCAAAGGGAACAAGATTCCAGCTATAGGAATCCATGTCACACCAAAACACACCAGAAGATACACAAATTGGAAGAGAGTAAATATGACGATGTATTTGTATGGAACTGACTCTACAAACAATGCATGAGCACTCTCCAAGACCCTGCAAAGAAAGAACCACAGCCGCAGAAGAAACAAGATAACCATAAGCAACTAAGTTGTGTAGTGCCAGAACAAGTTTCCAAACATTTGTTCTCAGACGGAATGCTCGCAGAAAAACAAAACTCTGCAAGACTTACTTGTATTGCCGGCTAGGTGCAATGAAGAGTAGTAGCATCCTCTCCCAGAATTGGTTTCCTGGGAGACTGTCAATGGACATGTAAGCAAAATAACCCCAAAGAACTGATGTAGGAATTTGCTTAATAGCCGGCATGGCGCACACTGCTGCCGCCACCAAGAGAGACTGCAAAAAATTGCTCACTCTCTGCTCAT
Above is a genomic segment from Mangifera indica cultivar Alphonso chromosome 3, CATAS_Mindica_2.1, whole genome shotgun sequence containing:
- the LOC123211190 gene encoding uncharacterized protein LOC123211190, whose protein sequence is MATIFTGSLSTPIRASSGFQSRRPDPASKRHSSSANCRSPLFGRSYDSDYINNTNEGKKPESPDVDSSRVRSRFAPGCFTEDKAKQLRRKTMEGINFHDVMYHSAIASRLASDASFWSEK